The Prosthecobacter sp. genome window below encodes:
- the eno gene encoding phosphopyruvate hydratase, with product MKITSLDALQIFDSRGNPTVEVIATLEDGTTGHGLVPSGASTGHHEALELRDGDPSRFRGKSVFQVVSHVKGEIAREVVGRDVFDQEGLDEALITLDDTLGKSRLGANAILGTSMAVAQAAANAKRIPLFESLGGGEGTLLPLPEIQIFGGGKHAQGRIDIQDFMIMALNAKSYDETLEVTSNVFHAAADIMRQRGLLAGVADEGGYWPMFDRNEDVFDALLAAIERAGYAPGREVGISLDIAATDLYHDGFYTLGLEQRRFTTEEFAQLMIGWIEKYPIVSIEDPMAEDDWDGWKIVRQAIGHRCQLIGDDLFTTNIVRIERGIVANTANAVLIKLNQIGTVTETIAAIRRTQAAGWLPVVSARSGETEDAFIAHLAVATNAGQLKVGSFSRSERMAKWNEVLRIQRQLGSRARFIGAGIFSSAGIQLT from the coding sequence ATGAAAATCACCTCGCTCGATGCTCTGCAAATCTTCGACAGTCGCGGAAACCCCACCGTGGAGGTCATCGCGACGCTCGAGGACGGCACCACCGGCCACGGTCTTGTGCCCTCCGGAGCCTCCACCGGTCATCATGAGGCCTTGGAGCTTCGCGATGGTGATCCAAGCCGGTTTCGCGGGAAATCGGTCTTCCAGGTCGTCTCGCATGTGAAAGGCGAAATCGCCCGCGAGGTCGTCGGACGCGATGTGTTCGATCAAGAAGGCCTAGATGAGGCTTTGATCACTCTCGACGACACACTCGGAAAATCACGTCTCGGTGCCAATGCTATCCTTGGCACGTCAATGGCCGTCGCACAGGCCGCCGCGAATGCGAAACGCATTCCACTCTTTGAATCCCTCGGCGGTGGCGAGGGCACACTGCTGCCACTGCCCGAGATCCAAATCTTCGGCGGCGGCAAGCACGCGCAAGGCCGCATCGACATCCAGGACTTCATGATCATGGCCCTCAATGCCAAATCGTATGACGAGACGCTCGAAGTCACCTCCAACGTCTTCCACGCCGCCGCCGACATCATGCGGCAGCGCGGTCTGCTCGCTGGTGTGGCCGATGAAGGCGGTTACTGGCCCATGTTTGATCGCAACGAGGATGTTTTCGACGCCCTGCTCGCCGCCATCGAGCGCGCGGGATACGCACCGGGCCGCGAGGTCGGCATCTCGCTCGACATCGCTGCCACCGATTTGTATCACGACGGCTTTTACACGCTTGGTTTGGAGCAGCGCCGCTTCACCACCGAGGAGTTTGCGCAGCTCATGATCGGCTGGATCGAAAAGTATCCCATCGTCTCCATTGAGGACCCCATGGCCGAGGACGACTGGGACGGCTGGAAGATCGTGCGCCAGGCCATCGGTCATCGCTGTCAGCTCATCGGTGATGATCTTTTCACCACCAACATTGTACGCATCGAGCGCGGCATCGTCGCGAACACTGCCAACGCCGTGCTCATCAAGCTCAACCAGATCGGCACCGTCACCGAAACCATCGCAGCCATCCGCCGCACGCAGGCCGCAGGCTGGCTGCCCGTCGTCTCCGCTCGCTCCGGCGAGACAGAGGACGCCTTCATCGCCCACCTCGCCGTCGCCACGAATGCCGGCCAGCTCAAAGTCGGCTCCTTCAGCCGCAGCGAGCGCATGGCCAAGTGGAACGAAGTCCTCCGCATCCAGCGCCAGCTCGGCTCACGCGCCCGCTTCATCGGCGCGGGCATCTTTTCCAGCGCAGGCATCCAGCTCACATGA
- a CDS encoding aldo/keto reductase has translation MKKRPHIGLGCVTFGREIDEAASFALLDHAWERGVRHFDTAAAYGGGASETILGKWLASRKPEGITVATKILPPYDRIDITGSLKRLGVEKLDLLYLHQWHETALQLDSALDEREVKQLGASNFTLEQLQAVGPRFSFVQNNHNLAVSDVSDEFRAYCGANGISIVTYSPLGAGFLTGKHQGGVQAGSRFEIIPGHQQVYFHESAYQRLAKLEAVSKRTGHSQAHLALAWALHQPGIDTVLVGGRSPAHLDQAFAALDFDDETLLNQLIS, from the coding sequence ATGAAAAAGCGCCCCCACATCGGCCTAGGCTGCGTCACCTTCGGTCGCGAGATCGACGAAGCGGCGTCCTTCGCGCTGCTCGATCACGCTTGGGAACGCGGCGTGCGGCATTTCGATACTGCGGCGGCCTATGGTGGTGGCGCATCGGAGACGATCCTCGGCAAGTGGCTGGCGTCTCGGAAACCCGAAGGCATCACCGTCGCCACGAAGATTTTGCCACCGTATGATCGCATCGACATCACCGGTAGTCTCAAGCGCCTCGGTGTGGAGAAGCTCGACCTGCTCTATCTTCATCAATGGCACGAAACCGCGCTTCAACTCGACTCCGCGCTCGATGAGCGAGAGGTAAAGCAACTCGGAGCCAGCAACTTCACCTTGGAACAACTCCAAGCTGTAGGACCGAGGTTCAGCTTCGTGCAAAACAACCACAACCTCGCCGTGAGCGACGTGAGTGACGAATTCCGCGCCTACTGCGGAGCGAACGGCATCTCCATCGTCACCTACAGCCCGCTCGGAGCCGGGTTTCTCACTGGAAAGCACCAAGGCGGCGTTCAGGCCGGTTCACGCTTCGAGATCATCCCCGGCCATCAGCAGGTGTATTTTCATGAGTCAGCTTATCAGCGACTCGCGAAGCTCGAAGCCGTCTCCAAACGCACCGGGCATTCGCAGGCACATCTCGCGCTCGCGTGGGCGCTTCATCAGCCGGGCATTGACACCGTGCTCGTCGGCGGACGTTCGCCCGCGCATCTCGATCAGGCCTTTGCCGCGCTGGATTTCGATGATGAAACCCTCTTGAACCAACTCATCTCATGA
- a CDS encoding phytanoyl-CoA dioxygenase family protein, which produces MNIPDIPQLVADYERDGVVRIPLFLSADEVTAVRAELDRYIRDDLAAQPVDARTFEKDEKTVRNLWRLEKYSTFFRQLGEREDIRALIAPLVHGDPILAGVETFSKPARIGSGVPYHQDNAYFCQMPPDMLTVWIAIDAVTEANGPVFFIKGSHKDGMQPTKPSGVRGNSIGLAEPPSVSLSEQFCGLLEPGDATIHQCETIHHSAPNTTDFSRLGLLLVYRGSHTQTDPKLKEAYAAAVAATPPA; this is translated from the coding sequence ATGAACATTCCCGACATACCCCAACTCGTCGCCGACTACGAACGCGACGGCGTCGTCCGCATCCCGCTGTTCCTCAGCGCCGATGAGGTCACCGCCGTGCGTGCCGAATTAGATCGCTACATACGCGACGATCTCGCCGCGCAGCCCGTTGATGCCCGCACCTTCGAGAAGGATGAGAAGACCGTGCGCAATCTCTGGCGCTTGGAGAAATACAGCACCTTCTTCCGCCAGCTCGGCGAACGTGAAGACATCCGCGCGCTCATCGCCCCGCTCGTGCATGGCGATCCCATCCTCGCCGGCGTCGAGACGTTCAGCAAGCCCGCCCGCATCGGCTCCGGCGTGCCTTACCACCAGGACAACGCCTACTTCTGCCAGATGCCACCGGACATGCTCACTGTGTGGATCGCGATTGATGCGGTGACCGAGGCGAACGGCCCCGTGTTCTTCATCAAAGGCTCGCACAAGGACGGCATGCAGCCGACGAAGCCCAGCGGCGTGCGTGGCAATAGCATCGGCTTGGCGGAGCCGCCGAGTGTGTCGCTCAGCGAGCAATTCTGCGGCCTGCTGGAGCCTGGCGACGCGACGATCCATCAGTGTGAAACGATCCACCACTCCGCGCCGAACACGACCGACTTTTCCCGCCTCGGCCTCCTTCTCGTCTATCGCGGCAGCCACACACAGACCGATCCAAAGCTCAAAGAAGCCTATGCTGCCGCTGTGGCCGCGACACCACCCGCATGA
- a CDS encoding alpha/beta hydrolase fold domain-containing protein produces MKHLAFAFLALLSSLAAQEKYPPMHRLTWEEYAGTLAHWRKTYPKVAVLESRGMSGQNMPVYLLKITDATVKNTDKQVCLMTTLHSGPERTGTTGAMAFAEWCLSDDPLAVETRKQQIVLIMPCVNPLAMFYALPPDIQPDEELAAVQSVINEHRPQVQMDLHEAGLQEARAEAQKSGQSSSLADRIHGLMRAGWMPPAEVRKLYATDKSDATPATFVDVAYSPHFRQTMDVWLAKSAKPTPVVFYIHGGGWGAQDKTDIHQHLDVRAFLDAGIAVASINYRFLADANAAKVSPPLQWPLQDAARALQHLRSKAAEWNLDKTRIAASGVSAGGCSSLWLAMHDDMADPKSSDPIARESTRLIFTVTKAPQPSLDPKQLVEWIPNSEYGGHAFGYFGKTRKKTFAPFLANRDKHLDDLRRYSPMSHASADDPPAFILCTKDDKPLIKGEAQKDPTHSALLGLMMQDTLKPLGVNCEVRHPLDGQPTTTMQEMLLQQFKTEHP; encoded by the coding sequence ATGAAACATCTCGCTTTCGCCTTTCTCGCTCTCCTTTCGTCTCTCGCGGCGCAGGAAAAATATCCGCCGATGCATCGCCTGACGTGGGAGGAGTATGCGGGCACACTGGCGCATTGGCGGAAGACGTATCCGAAGGTCGCCGTGCTCGAATCGCGCGGGATGAGTGGACAGAACATGCCGGTGTATTTGCTCAAGATCACCGATGCCACAGTGAAGAACACCGACAAGCAGGTCTGTCTCATGACGACGCTGCACAGCGGACCGGAGCGCACGGGGACGACTGGCGCCATGGCCTTTGCAGAGTGGTGCCTGAGCGATGATCCGCTGGCAGTGGAGACGCGGAAGCAGCAGATCGTGCTCATCATGCCGTGTGTGAATCCGTTGGCGATGTTTTATGCGCTGCCACCAGACATCCAGCCTGATGAAGAACTGGCTGCGGTGCAATCCGTGATCAACGAACATCGGCCTCAAGTTCAGATGGACCTCCATGAGGCCGGCTTGCAGGAAGCTAGGGCAGAGGCGCAGAAGTCCGGGCAAAGCAGCAGCCTCGCTGATCGGATCCATGGCCTCATGCGTGCAGGCTGGATGCCGCCCGCCGAAGTGCGCAAGCTTTACGCCACCGACAAGTCTGATGCCACGCCAGCAACCTTCGTCGATGTGGCGTATAGTCCGCATTTCCGCCAGACGATGGACGTGTGGCTGGCGAAGTCCGCGAAGCCCACGCCGGTCGTGTTTTACATCCACGGCGGCGGCTGGGGCGCACAGGACAAGACGGACATCCACCAGCATCTCGATGTGCGTGCCTTCCTCGATGCCGGCATCGCCGTGGCGTCGATCAACTATCGTTTCCTCGCCGATGCGAACGCCGCGAAGGTCTCGCCACCGCTGCAATGGCCGCTGCAAGATGCCGCGCGTGCCTTGCAACATCTGCGTTCGAAAGCGGCTGAGTGGAACCTCGACAAAACCCGCATCGCCGCCAGCGGCGTGAGCGCCGGTGGCTGCTCCAGCCTCTGGCTCGCCATGCACGACGACATGGCCGATCCGAAGAGCAGTGATCCCATCGCACGCGAATCTACACGACTCATCTTCACCGTCACCAAAGCCCCGCAGCCATCGCTTGATCCGAAGCAACTCGTCGAATGGATTCCCAACAGCGAATACGGCGGCCACGCCTTTGGCTACTTCGGCAAAACACGGAAAAAAACCTTCGCTCCCTTCCTCGCGAACCGCGACAAGCACCTCGACGACCTCCGCCGCTACTCGCCCATGTCCCACGCCAGCGCCGATGATCCACCCGCTTTCATCCTCTGCACGAAGGACGACAAACCCCTGATCAAAGGCGAAGCACAGAAAGATCCGACACACAGCGCACTGCTCGGCCTGATGATGCAAGACACGCTGAAGCCGCTCGGAGTAAACTGCGAGGTGCGCCATCCGCTGGATGGCCAACCGACGACCACGATGCAGGAGATGCTTCTTCAACAATTCAAAACTGAACATCCATGA
- a CDS encoding phosphate ABC transporter substrate-binding protein → MKRCLFATALLLSHSFAEEPKPAISGIWLMGQSLCDGSESLPIVTTDVTGWGNFAFKRGVRTWLPRDNSATPEKRPAEQFRLVPLRAQANGGLGETVASGLADHLKAALVGAKKNGPPHFLVACAGQGGRQIQELSSADLSTDERTPESRRNGGGYYRTSLDDARRAMEQAKAMGASFRIEALYWMQGEGNGGPTGGIMPTRWDTELPRAQGLAWYRDQLMAYRKQWSADLCAITGQRGELPMFTYQTLSQSGDAQLMAADAVTSIYMVGPHYAVPSAINSRTTLGRHGDAIHLSADGERWWGEQVGKVMHRVLHKNEDWQPLRPRRAKLDATRDGVVIEFTVPRPPLVIDMNFLMRQEIAIKGGFTSLAGFQVRGGGGQTLTLTSVEVVSPTNVRIRFAKALPASEKCRVNYCHPFAAALGAIAVIQKTADGDEELVLTRRFAKELKPLTDEGAFLVTNTSGTNTRVPIRSVREENGVTVLRYEPRELRNGTPFAIGQPVVAQRSFSYGNLRDSDAERSVHTFADAAYGTRVGQPYPLWNWCVLFSDFEVE, encoded by the coding sequence ATGAAGCGCTGCCTTTTCGCCACAGCCTTGCTGCTTTCTCATTCCTTTGCGGAAGAGCCGAAGCCAGCCATCTCCGGCATCTGGCTGATGGGGCAATCGTTGTGCGACGGCTCGGAGTCGCTGCCCATTGTCACTACCGATGTCACAGGCTGGGGAAACTTTGCTTTCAAGCGCGGTGTGCGCACCTGGCTGCCTCGCGATAACTCCGCCACTCCAGAAAAGCGCCCCGCAGAGCAGTTTCGGTTGGTGCCTCTTCGCGCGCAGGCAAATGGCGGACTCGGAGAGACGGTAGCGAGCGGGCTGGCGGATCATCTCAAAGCGGCGCTCGTGGGAGCGAAGAAAAATGGGCCGCCACATTTTCTCGTGGCATGTGCGGGTCAAGGAGGCAGACAAATCCAGGAGCTTTCGAGCGCGGATCTCTCGACGGATGAACGCACGCCGGAGTCGCGTCGCAACGGCGGCGGGTATTACCGTACAAGCCTCGATGATGCACGGCGCGCGATGGAGCAGGCGAAGGCGATGGGCGCGAGCTTTCGCATCGAAGCGCTCTACTGGATGCAAGGCGAGGGCAATGGCGGGCCGACGGGCGGCATCATGCCCACACGCTGGGATACGGAGCTTCCAAGAGCACAAGGCCTAGCGTGGTATCGCGATCAACTCATGGCGTATCGCAAGCAGTGGTCGGCAGACCTCTGCGCCATCACAGGCCAGCGTGGGGAGCTGCCCATGTTTACTTATCAAACCCTCAGCCAATCTGGCGATGCGCAACTCATGGCGGCAGATGCAGTCACTTCCATCTACATGGTCGGACCTCACTACGCCGTGCCCAGCGCCATCAACAGCCGCACGACGCTAGGTCGGCACGGCGACGCCATCCACCTTTCCGCCGATGGCGAACGCTGGTGGGGCGAGCAAGTTGGCAAGGTGATGCATCGCGTGCTGCATAAAAACGAAGACTGGCAGCCGCTGCGTCCGCGTCGCGCAAAGCTCGATGCGACGCGAGATGGTGTCGTGATCGAGTTTACGGTGCCGCGACCGCCGCTGGTGATCGATATGAACTTCCTCATGCGGCAGGAAATTGCCATCAAGGGCGGCTTCACCTCGCTTGCGGGATTCCAGGTGCGCGGTGGTGGTGGTCAAACACTTACGCTGACCTCTGTCGAAGTCGTTTCGCCAACGAACGTGCGCATTCGCTTCGCCAAAGCGCTGCCAGCGAGCGAAAAATGCCGTGTGAATTACTGTCATCCTTTCGCGGCGGCGTTGGGGGCGATTGCCGTGATCCAAAAGACTGCGGACGGCGATGAGGAGCTGGTGCTCACGCGGCGTTTTGCCAAGGAACTGAAGCCGCTAACTGATGAAGGCGCGTTCCTCGTGACGAACACCTCCGGCACGAACACCCGCGTGCCGATTCGCAGCGTGCGCGAGGAAAACGGCGTCACCGTGCTGCGCTACGAGCCGCGTGAACTGCGCAATGGCACACCTTTTGCCATCGGACAGCCGGTGGTGGCGCAGAGATCCTTCAGTTACGGCAATCTGCGCGACTCCGATGCCGAGCGTTCCGTTCACACCTTCGCGGATGCCGCCTATGGCACTCGTGTAGGCCAGCCATATCCGCTGTGGAATTGGTGCGTGTTGTTCTCGGATTTCGAGGTGGAGTGA
- a CDS encoding sialidase family protein yields the protein MRSLILLFALASLQAEEATPPSIKRFVAIDNVCAWPNLTLMPDGSINTTIFGKPSHGQVAGAAECWNSPDGEFWSLRGIPAPNDADTNRMNVAAGLAKNGDLLVLCSGWTDVKQPQRPKQPVFRDDILSTWVCRSSDGGKSWSQIKSFPAPDDGWTSYIPFGDIKIGADGALHVSCYGGEWKEFAISTKTKGYRSWHFRSDDDGKTWVRTGTIHKTGNETTLLHLGGKRWMAAARETGMDLFISEDDGVTWGEPNRVTAKNEINGHLVRLKDGRILLVHGSRVKGQFGVLAKLTSDEGKTWSTTIRIAHTLESDCGYPSTVQRADGKLVTAWYSKTSENHQRYHMGVAIWEAPMP from the coding sequence ATGCGCTCCCTGATTCTCCTCTTCGCCCTCGCCTCGCTTCAAGCCGAGGAAGCCACCCCGCCATCCATCAAGCGCTTCGTCGCCATCGACAACGTCTGCGCCTGGCCGAACCTCACCCTGATGCCGGATGGCAGCATCAACACCACCATCTTTGGCAAACCGAGCCATGGTCAGGTCGCCGGAGCTGCGGAATGCTGGAATAGTCCTGATGGCGAGTTCTGGTCACTGCGCGGCATCCCCGCTCCAAACGATGCGGACACCAACCGCATGAACGTCGCCGCCGGTCTCGCGAAGAACGGCGACCTCCTCGTGCTCTGCTCCGGCTGGACCGATGTGAAACAACCGCAGCGTCCGAAGCAGCCCGTCTTCCGCGATGACATCCTCAGCACCTGGGTCTGCCGCAGCAGCGATGGCGGCAAATCTTGGTCGCAGATCAAATCATTCCCCGCGCCTGATGACGGCTGGACGAGCTACATCCCCTTTGGCGACATCAAGATCGGCGCTGACGGCGCACTGCATGTCTCCTGCTACGGCGGCGAGTGGAAAGAGTTCGCCATCAGCACGAAGACAAAGGGTTACCGCTCCTGGCACTTCCGCAGCGATGACGATGGCAAAACGTGGGTGCGCACTGGCACCATCCACAAGACCGGCAACGAAACCACGCTTCTTCACCTCGGCGGCAAGCGCTGGATGGCAGCCGCACGTGAGACAGGCATGGATCTCTTCATCTCCGAAGACGATGGCGTGACCTGGGGTGAGCCGAATCGCGTCACTGCCAAGAACGAGATAAACGGACACCTTGTTCGTCTCAAAGATGGTCGTATCCTCCTTGTGCATGGCAGCCGTGTGAAAGGCCAGTTCGGCGTGCTCGCCAAGCTCACCAGCGATGAAGGCAAAACCTGGAGCACAACCATTCGCATCGCTCACACGCTCGAATCGGACTGCGGCTATCCCAGCACCGTGCAACGTGCCGATGGAAAACTGGTGACCGCTTGGTATTCGAAGACCTCCGAGAACCACCAGCGCTATCACATGGGTGTGGCGATCTGGGAAGCGCCGATGCCATGA
- a CDS encoding dihydrodipicolinate synthase family protein → MISPRYRPCVLATCCIPWNERFEFEEVIFRRSVRLQIASGIRDLYIFGTAGEGYAVTETQFDAVTRVFLDETRIDGVQAMIGLISQSLPMVIERIERARDMGARRFQLSLPSWGVLNDAELKTFFRETCGRFPDCEFLHYNLMRTGRIVTGAEYGLLAGEYENLVATKNSTADEARLTSLMTASPQLQHFITEAGFAKAALMGECGFLISFTSTNFVRASEYFRAGCEQDAAKLAAIARDFDGLIAAFKEAVGSTAHMDGAFDKLFCRVHDPKFPLRLLPPYEGVSDERFDRYLALLRQNLPHWLP, encoded by the coding sequence ATGATCTCTCCTCGTTACCGCCCCTGCGTCCTCGCCACATGCTGCATACCGTGGAATGAACGCTTTGAGTTCGAAGAGGTCATTTTTCGCCGGTCGGTGCGGCTGCAAATCGCCAGCGGCATTCGGGATCTCTATATCTTTGGCACCGCAGGTGAAGGCTATGCAGTCACCGAAACGCAATTCGACGCGGTCACGCGTGTGTTTCTCGATGAAACGCGAATCGACGGCGTGCAGGCGATGATTGGTCTCATCAGCCAGTCGCTGCCGATGGTGATCGAGCGCATCGAGCGTGCTCGCGACATGGGCGCGAGGCGATTTCAGCTCAGTTTGCCGAGTTGGGGCGTTTTGAACGACGCGGAGCTGAAAACCTTCTTTCGTGAGACCTGCGGCCGCTTCCCCGACTGCGAGTTTTTGCACTACAACCTCATGCGCACCGGACGAATCGTCACCGGAGCCGAGTACGGCCTCCTGGCTGGCGAGTATGAAAATCTCGTCGCCACCAAGAACAGCACCGCGGATGAGGCCAGGCTCACGAGCCTGATGACGGCGTCTCCGCAGCTCCAGCACTTCATCACCGAGGCAGGATTCGCCAAAGCTGCGTTGATGGGCGAGTGTGGCTTCCTCATCTCGTTCACTTCGACGAACTTTGTTCGTGCTAGCGAGTACTTCCGCGCGGGTTGTGAACAGGATGCTGCGAAGCTTGCTGCCATCGCCCGTGATTTCGACGGCCTCATCGCCGCCTTCAAAGAGGCTGTCGGCAGCACCGCGCACATGGACGGGGCTTTCGACAAGCTCTTCTGCCGCGTCCACGATCCCAAGTTCCCCCTGCGCCTGCTGCCGCCGTATGAAGGCGTGAGCGACGAGCGTTTCGACCGCTATCTCGCGCTGCTCCGTCAAAATCTGCCCCACTGGCTGCCATGA
- a CDS encoding D-2-hydroxyacid dehydrogenase, with protein MKPLCLTTALPFATAEPDIDELDVRVLRGLPADAPWPEDDADKVEVMFCTHAPPNIAAFKNLRWLQIESAGFSHLFPHRLGERGVLVTNARGIFDCPIAEWNIAMMINLVRDVRTLIRHQDAGIWERSAQFTGEVRGKTVGIWGYGGIGRETARLAKTMGMTVHVLTRSGVKSRADSTFIAGTGDLDGSLPDRYFTEEETTAFLSGLDFLILALPLTTKTEGIIGEPELRTLPRGAFVLNPARGTLIREAALLAVLRDGHLGGAAIDTHYQYPLPPEHPLWAFPHVILTPHISGTSFSPNYSAGLLNIFRQNARRFAAGEPLLNVIPPDDLQ; from the coding sequence ATGAAGCCCCTCTGCCTCACCACCGCGCTGCCATTCGCCACGGCGGAGCCTGACATCGACGAACTCGACGTGCGTGTGCTGCGCGGACTGCCTGCCGATGCTCCGTGGCCTGAAGACGATGCCGATAAAGTTGAAGTCATGTTTTGCACCCATGCACCGCCGAATATCGCGGCCTTCAAGAACCTGCGCTGGCTGCAAATCGAGTCGGCGGGTTTCTCGCACTTGTTTCCGCATCGGCTGGGCGAACGCGGTGTCCTGGTGACGAATGCTCGCGGCATTTTTGATTGTCCCATCGCGGAATGGAACATCGCGATGATGATCAATCTCGTGCGGGATGTGCGCACGCTGATCCGGCATCAGGATGCGGGCATCTGGGAGAGGTCGGCGCAGTTCACGGGCGAGGTGCGTGGCAAAACGGTGGGCATCTGGGGTTACGGCGGCATTGGGCGCGAGACGGCGCGGCTGGCGAAGACCATGGGCATGACGGTGCATGTGCTGACACGCTCGGGTGTGAAGTCGCGGGCAGACTCGACGTTCATCGCGGGCACGGGCGATCTGGATGGCTCGTTGCCGGATCGCTACTTCACCGAGGAAGAAACAACGGCGTTTCTCAGCGGCCTCGACTTCCTGATTCTCGCTTTGCCGCTCACCACGAAGACGGAAGGCATCATCGGCGAGCCAGAGCTGCGCACGTTGCCGCGAGGAGCCTTCGTGCTGAATCCCGCACGCGGCACGCTCATTCGAGAAGCTGCGTTGCTCGCCGTGCTGCGTGACGGGCATCTTGGCGGCGCGGCCATCGACACGCATTATCAGTATCCGCTGCCGCCGGAGCATCCGCTGTGGGCCTTTCCGCATGTCATTCTCACGCCGCACATTTCAGGCACCTCGTTCTCGCCGAACTACAGTGCGGGCTTGCTGAACATCTTCCGCCAAAACGCCCGCCGTTTCGCCGCGGGCGAGCCTTTGCTGAATGTCATCCCACCTGACGACCTCCAATGA
- a CDS encoding mandelate racemase/muconate lactonizing enzyme family protein: MKITKVRTILSTAPQRDVFMKSRVRRSAAFIVIETDTELTGLGETYAGYFVPECVPDIVAFYEPILIGQSPLDVDALYRRMFIAGKFWARVGLGSIVLSGIEAALLDLKGKMLGVPVYELLGGRCHESLPCYATGGTSPHDRGELEGKVEAYLSCGFNAVKLGAGLYRPGHPILASRTPQEARDVEVSKVEFLRERFGDTFQLNLDAHMDNLAEGDHLWDVATAKFVLNALEAYPIGFFEEALPYTDMRAYAELRKATTIPVAGGECLSSMEEWRDWLEHKPFALAQLDASFMGGLMSFIKIARLCELQGVNIATHAWSATPGAAANLHAAFASRNTAICEMAAYNPSRPELNKHIEAPLMTELWIEPPVLENGRVKLADTPGLGVRLPDGFAEKYPFEPGSGEFCSVKGKVLLP, encoded by the coding sequence ATGAAAATCACCAAAGTCCGCACCATTCTCTCCACCGCGCCACAGCGGGATGTTTTCATGAAATCACGCGTGCGACGCTCGGCGGCGTTCATCGTGATCGAGACGGACACGGAGTTGACCGGCCTCGGCGAAACGTATGCGGGCTATTTCGTGCCGGAGTGCGTGCCAGACATCGTGGCGTTTTACGAGCCCATTTTGATCGGACAATCGCCGCTGGATGTGGATGCGCTGTATCGCCGCATGTTCATAGCGGGGAAGTTTTGGGCGCGTGTCGGGCTGGGCAGCATCGTGCTGAGCGGGATTGAGGCGGCGTTGCTCGATCTGAAGGGAAAAATGCTCGGCGTGCCGGTGTATGAGTTGCTCGGCGGGCGCTGTCATGAGTCGCTGCCGTGCTACGCGACGGGCGGCACGAGCCCGCATGATCGCGGCGAACTAGAGGGCAAGGTGGAGGCGTATTTGAGCTGCGGATTCAATGCGGTGAAGCTCGGCGCGGGCTTGTATCGGCCCGGACATCCGATCCTGGCCTCACGCACGCCGCAGGAAGCGCGTGATGTCGAGGTGAGCAAGGTGGAGTTCCTCCGCGAGCGCTTCGGCGACACCTTCCAGCTCAATCTCGACGCGCACATGGACAACCTCGCCGAGGGCGATCACCTGTGGGACGTGGCGACGGCGAAGTTCGTGCTGAACGCGCTCGAAGCCTATCCCATCGGCTTCTTCGAGGAGGCGCTGCCTTATACCGACATGCGCGCGTATGCCGAGTTGCGCAAAGCAACGACCATCCCCGTCGCGGGTGGCGAATGCCTCAGCAGCATGGAGGAATGGCGCGACTGGCTGGAGCACAAGCCCTTCGCGCTCGCCCAGCTCGACGCGAGCTTCATGGGCGGCCTGATGAGCTTCATCAAGATCGCGCGACTGTGCGAGTTGCAGGGCGTGAACATCGCCACTCATGCCTGGAGTGCCACGCCTGGAGCCGCAGCGAACCTCCACGCCGCCTTTGCCAGCCGAAACACGGCCATCTGCGAAATGGCAGCCTACAATCCCTCCCGTCCCGAACTGAACAAACACATCGAAGCGCCGCTCATGACTGAGTTGTGGATCGAGCCCCCCGTTTTGGAAAACGGTCGCGTGAAGCTCGCGGACACGCCTGGCCTCGGCGTGCGACTGCCCGATGGCTTCGCCGAAAAATACCCGTTTGAGCCCGGCAGCGGCGAGTTCTGCTCCGTGAAAGGGAAAGTGCTGCTGCCGTGA